The following DNA comes from Excalfactoria chinensis isolate bCotChi1 chromosome 5, bCotChi1.hap2, whole genome shotgun sequence.
CTTTCActtcgccccccccccccccgcagcaGTAACCCGGCCGAGGGCATTCCCCACGCGCACAAACACGCACGGCGGCGCAGCGACCCGGCGCCGGGCGGAGCGGCACTGCGGGGCGCCCAGCTGCTCCGAGCTGCTCCGAGCTGCTCTGCCACCTGCCGGCACGGCGCGGAGCTCCGGTAGCCCGGGCGGCTGCAGGGTTGCGCTCTACGCTCACGCGGCGGCCCGGCGGAGACGGTGGCAACGCCGCAGGGAGGTCGGGACCGCGTCAGGTCCGAATCCTCCTTCCGGCCCAAACCTGGTGCGCTGCGTGGTGCACGCAACCGACTTGCACGTGCCCTGTGAGCATCAGCTGCTGATTTACGGTCAGTAGACGCGGCACGACGCCGATATTCGGGTCTACACGAGAGCAAGGCCAGCTGCATGAACCAGCAGCACGCCTGGGTAATTGCTCCTTCAACACCGGAGGCACATCTCACATGGCAAATCCATTGCTACGAGCTATCTGAGCGCGCCAGAGCTCGCTCTCACGGAAGCCCCGCGCAGTGAGCCGCCGCTATGGATCAGAAACGCACCCGCGCACAAACAAGGCGCCATGTTCCACGCCCTCCCCCTTCGGCAGCCGCCGGGCGGCAGAGGGCCGGCAGCGCCATTCTGCTCCGAGCACAACAGGGGAACGGAGAGAGCGCAGGCTGAGCGAACGCGGCAGCAGGGAACGGCGCGGCAGGGCGCCCTTTGTCGGCGCGGCGCCCAGTCCCGCTGCCCGCCCTCCCGCTCGCCCCGCAATCCCCGCCGGAAGTAGCCGCCCCGGGAGAGGCGGGGCTGCGTAGGGCCATGGCGGCGTGCGGCGCGGAGGAGCGGCAGTGGGCGAGGCGGTTCTCGGCGCTCTCGGTGTACCgccgggcggcggggcccgggCGGCTGGAGCGGCGCCGCCGCGGGACGCCGCTGCCCGCGGGCGGTAAGCGGACCAAAGCGCGGCTGAAGCGGGGCGCGGCGGGAGGAGGCGGCCCGGAGCGGGCCGTGCCGCCGCATGGCGCCGCTGTCCCCAACCGCGTGGAGCGGGCCGGGAGCCCCGAAGCGAAGCAGGGCGGCCTTAAGACGAACCCGAGCGGCCCGGCGGCCAAGGCTCCGGCCGGAAACCTCGAAACCGAGCCGCCCGCGGGCCCTTTGAAAACCTCGGGCGGCCCGCGGGCCGAGGCTCCGAATGGGAGCCCCCAAGCAAAGCCACCCGGAGACTCCACGACGAGCGCAGCCGGCGGAGGCGTGCCGGGGCTGCTGCGGCGGCTCGGGCGGCTGGAAGACAGCCGGCAGCGGGCGGCAGAGCTGTTCCGGTGGCTGGTGGCGCCGGTGGCGTCGGAGGAGTTCGCGAGGCGGCACTGGGAGCGGGCGCCGCTGCTCGTGCGGCGGGGCGACCCCGGCTATTATACGGGGCTGTTCTCCACGGCTGACTTCGACGCCGTTCTGCGCAGTGGTGACGTGCACTTCGGGACCCACCTGGACGTGACCAGCTATGCCGAGGGAGTGCGGGAGACGCACAACCCCGTGGGCCGGGCGCTGCCTGCTGTCGTCTGGGACTTCTACCAGAACGGCTGCTCCCTGCGGCTCCTCAGCCCGCAAACCTTCTCCAACACCGTCTGGCACTTCCTCTCCATCCTGCAGGAGCACTTTGGGAGCATGGCAGGGGCCAACACCTACCTCACACCGCCAGGCACACAGGGCTTCGCCCCTCACTACGATGACATCGAGGCCTTcgtgctgcagctggagggcaAGAAGCACTGGCGCGTTTACAGCCCCCGGACGAGCTCAGAGGCGCTGCCCCAGTTCTCCAGTGCAAACCTCACGCAGGCAGAGCTCGGTGAGCCCCTGCTGGAAGTGGTGCTGGAGGCTGGAGACCTGCTGTACTTTCCCCGGGGCTTTATCCACCAGGCCGACTGTCTGCCAGATGCGCACTCGCTCCACATTACAGTGTCCTCCTACCAGAGGAACTCTTGGGGAGACTTCTTGGAGAAGCTCCTCCCGGCTGCCCTGCAGATGGCCCTGGAGGAGGACCTGGAGTACCGGCAAGGGCTTCCCATGGACTGCCTGGGGTACATGGGGGTTGCCAACTCAGATGCAGTCGATGCTCGCCGAACGGCGTTTGTGGAGAAGGTGCAGCACCTGATAAAGAAACTTGTTGACTATGCACCCATTGACGCTGCCATGGATCAGAGGGCCAAGTCATTTCTTCACGACTGTCTCCCGCCAGTGCTTACACAAAGTGAGAAACAGCTGAGCGTGTATGGCTTTCCAGCCCGGTGGCAAAATGGAGGGCCCCGCAATGTCGATATCATAATAACAAAAGACACAGAAGTACGTCTTCTCCATCATGGCATTGTTAGGTTGTGCAACGAAGCAGCAGGCGTGATGCTATATTACACAACAGAAAACTCAAGAGTGTATCATAAAGAAGAGCCCAAGTACCTTGAGATAGATCCTGAGTATACAGACAGTATTGAATTTCTCCTGTCCTCCTATCCAAACCACGTCAGTGTGGATACCCTCCCTTGTGATGCCTTGGAGGACAAGATTTCTCTAGCCACGCTCCTGTTTGAGAAGGGCATTCTGACTACTAAGAAGCCACTGGTGCAAGTGTAGCTCTTTGtttttgaacaaaataaaaatacatttgtttagAAAACGCTGTCTCTTATTTtcacattccagctgctcggtGTGAATGAGCAGTCTGATCTCAGCATCTGACCTGGGGGCAGAAGAGCTTTGACCTGAGTAGAGAAAGTGTTCTGATTAAAATAAGCATCTGCTTTAAGAGCAGCTCTGCGCATAGCTTTGCCAGCCATATTACTACACGTTAAGtaactgcagaaagcagtgaaCTTTTTTTACAGTCTATAAACTGTCAGTGTTTTGCAAGTATTGTAAAGCAGCCCGTGTAACAGTGGGAACACTTCCATGCATATGTGGTGATGGTCACCGTATTTGCAGTGGGAGGTGCTGGTTGGTTATGATCCCAGTAAGACTAAGACTTGGTGAGGTCGTAATTTAAAAATGCTATTAGAGCTAACATTAAGAGCATTGatccctttagatactgagcATCAGACAGGACTGACCCACGTACACAATGCCATGCAGATAGCACATAGCACACATCCTTCTCTGTTGGTCATTCTACTTACTACTGGATTTTCTTAAGGGAAACAGCTCAATTTATCATATTTACAATCGAGCAGAAATGATGTGTGCATTCAAACTTGGTGCACTGTTAATATCTAACAAGATACTTGCTGTACTTGCTGTTGGTAATAAATTGGGAGGAACTGTTGAATCTCCTGAGGGTGGAGAGGTCTTGCAAAGAGATATTGACAAATTAGAGGGCTGGGCAATCACCAAACACATTAAATTTAACAAGCAAGTGCTGAATTCTCCTCAGATGGGGCAACCCTGGCTGTATGTACAGACTGGGGAACGAGAAGCTGGAGAACAGCCATGTGGAAAGGGATCGAGGTGTTCTGGCTGATGGCAAGTTGGACAAGTCAGCAGCATGCTCTGGCAGCCAGAGGGGCCAACTGTACCTTGGGATACACCAAGCCCAGTGCTGCAAGCCACGTAAGGGGAGGGATTGtcttgttctgctctgttctaGTGTGGTCTCACCTTGACCTCTGTGTGCAGATTTGGGCTCCACAAAATAGGCTGTAAAACTGTTACAAGTCCAAAGGAAGGGTACACAGGTGGTGAAGAGTCTAGAGGGGAAGACGTGAAGAGTGGCTGAGGTCCCATgatttgttcagcccagagcagacGGGGAGGGGGGAGGCCTTGTGGTGGCTTATAGGTCCACACAAGGGGAATGAATGGGCAGCTCTGATCTCTGGTGGCAATGACAGGACCTGAGGGAATGACATGGACCTGTGTCAGGGAGAGTTAGGTTGGGTGtcaggaaaaagttcttcaccagagggtggccAGGCTCTGGCACAGGCAGTGGTCAGCACTAGGCCTGCCAGAATTCAAGAAATgtctggacagtgctctcagaagTGTGGTTTGAACTTTGcatggtcctgtgtggagccaggagatGAAATCCATGctccctgtgggtcccttccaactcaaagtaTTCTCCAATTCTACTGTACAGGCAAGGCCATGTAGGCAGCATACTTGCCAGTACTGAATGGGAGCTACTCACAGGCTTCTCTAGATAAGAACAGCTGACTGAGTGAGTCCTGCAGCTAGAAGGCCTGGATGTCATGCTGCGTGTGCAGGTTAGTTGTATTGTGTACCACTGATTTCTTGATGTGCATTGGTCTTCTGGTCACTTTAACCACACTGACTTccactgagaaaaataatgagatgcctaaatcacagaatcacagaactgtaggggctggaagggacctctagagatgaTCTAGTCCAagccccctgcaaagcaggctccctagaccaggttgcacaggtaggtgtctgagcaggtcttgaatatctccagaggagactccacagttCCActggtcagcctgttccagtgttccatcacccttaccatgAAGACGTTCCTACATACATTTGTGGAGAACttatgcttcagtttgtggctgcttccccttgtcctatcaccacacaCCACTgaaagagtctggcctcacccCTTTGCCTCCCACACCTTAGACATTTGTAGACATATGTAACTGGGGACTTCAGACCTAGTGACAAACTGAACTCTGTTTTGCAATTGTGAGGTGGGTGTACCATTTAATATTTCCCTGAGCTGTTCCGTGAATTTCTTTTGCAAGACACATGCCTCCAAGTGCAGGGTACCTGATTGATGTACTCTTGTATTTGAGTCCTTCCATGTGAGCAGGGAAATGGCTGCGTATGACCTGTCTTCGTAGGTTGTTTATCATATTTCTCTAGTAAACCCCTGTTCACAGATGTGCCACTACAATACCAGTAACATCCAAAGGAGGGGACTGCAGCTGTGCCTTCCTCTGAGTCTGTTGCTCCAAGGATAAAAACTAGTAAGCCTGAAGGCAGATTGCTATCAGGAACCTTGTGTTTGGACTTGCCATTTGGAAACAGTGCCTGTGGCAGTTGACCTGACAGGATTTGCAGGTACCGCCTGTTTGGCAGTGAGACACCAGGCCggagcagagctcacagccttTGGAGATGCTCCCACAGTGCCAAAGGACCAGCTGCCATGAACTTGCCCTGCTGTAGTCACTGGCAGAGCTGTAGCTATGGTTCCAGGCAGCCTCGATGTCTATCAGCACTCAGGTGTCCCTCACTTGCATTAACTCTGCCTGCATGTAGGACGGTATGGACAAGGACCATCTCGATGGGGACCACAGATCTCCCTACTGTGGAGCACTAGGATTCACAAAGCAGCCAGAACTTCCCTGCTCCATCAGGCAGTAGGATAGACTGTCCCCCCTGCTGCTTGATGCAAGCCCTCTGAAAACAGAGGGATCTAGGGAAGTGTTTAATCAGGCCACATTACAGCTAATAGGTGGGAAAACTCACTATGCCATAGCGTAAGGCAAGGCAAGGCTTGCTTGGACTGTATCCCTGGGATATACCCAACAGATGCCTGTTATATGTGCCTGTTCCTTCAGAAGCACTAGTGTATGAAGTGCTGGAGTGCAGCAATACAAAACCAAAGAGCAGGGATGCGTACTGAGGTGCATGgaacaaacacaacagaagacCTGGCAGATGCCATCACTCCCATACATTTTACGCAGCTCCTCAACATTTCTCAGTATCCCCACCAGTTACCTTCCTCTGCAG
Coding sequences within:
- the RIOX1 gene encoding ribosomal oxygenase 1, coding for MAACGAEERQWARRFSALSVYRRAAGPGRLERRRRGTPLPAGGKRTKARLKRGAAGGGGPERAVPPHGAAVPNRVERAGSPEAKQGGLKTNPSGPAAKAPAGNLETEPPAGPLKTSGGPRAEAPNGSPQAKPPGDSTTSAAGGGVPGLLRRLGRLEDSRQRAAELFRWLVAPVASEEFARRHWERAPLLVRRGDPGYYTGLFSTADFDAVLRSGDVHFGTHLDVTSYAEGVRETHNPVGRALPAVVWDFYQNGCSLRLLSPQTFSNTVWHFLSILQEHFGSMAGANTYLTPPGTQGFAPHYDDIEAFVLQLEGKKHWRVYSPRTSSEALPQFSSANLTQAELGEPLLEVVLEAGDLLYFPRGFIHQADCLPDAHSLHITVSSYQRNSWGDFLEKLLPAALQMALEEDLEYRQGLPMDCLGYMGVANSDAVDARRTAFVEKVQHLIKKLVDYAPIDAAMDQRAKSFLHDCLPPVLTQSEKQLSVYGFPARWQNGGPRNVDIIITKDTEVRLLHHGIVRLCNEAAGVMLYYTTENSRVYHKEEPKYLEIDPEYTDSIEFLLSSYPNHVSVDTLPCDALEDKISLATLLFEKGILTTKKPLVQV